In Falco biarmicus isolate bFalBia1 chromosome 17, bFalBia1.pri, whole genome shotgun sequence, the genomic stretch tccccatccctccttcccGTATCCCTGTGTCCCATGGTGGGGCTGGCACTATGTCCAGACTGGGGTGGTGGGTGCAGCgagggggggggtgtcagcATCTTTCCTGCTGCCCTAGGATGTGGGCAGGGTTGGGGGGCGAGGTGGGAACATCCCGTTTGCTGTGATGCTGTCACAGCTGtgagcatccctgcctgcctctgccctgcgcCACGGCTGGTGCTGCCAAGCAGATAAAAACTCCTTTTTGGTGACCAGCACGGAGCAGCCTCGTgtcacctgcagcagccacctcctGTCCCCTCCACCATGCAGGGCAGCTGATGGGCAGCAGTGAcatggggcaggaggcagcagggggaCGCAGTGCGGGGGGGTCTcacccttctcctttctcccttttcccccagTCCTGTGCACTGAGCGGGTGGTCAGGATCACAAAAACCTACCACGACATTGATGCTGTCACCAACCTGCTGGATGAGGTATGCTGGTCCCTGGCCTGGCGTGGGGACCGATGGGACCTCAGGGATGCAGGGGTGGGTGAGGGCTGGGGGGTagggggcagagcaggggatgGGCCCTGGATGACACAGCCCTGCCCCTTGCAGAAGGAGCGGGACCTGGAGCTAGCAGCGCGCATCGGGCAGTCCCTGCTGAAGCAGAACCGGGGCCTGACTGAGCGCAacgagctgctggaggagcagctggagtTGGCCAAAGAGGAGGTAACggcccctggggctggggtcctgGGCTCAGCCCCCtgtgtgcctgggctgggggccaggggTGGCTGTGGTCCCCTCGACTGTGCCCTgaaagccccttcccctcccagatTGCGCAGCTGCGCCACGAGGTCTCCATGCGGGACGACCTGCTCCACTTCTACACCACCACGACAGAGGAGAGCGAGCCCACCTCCACCACCTCCACACCGTGAGTGGGGGTCCCTGTCCCACCGCTcgcccagggcagggctgctcctggggGGCTGTGCAGGTGCAGAAGCGTTGGGCAGGAGCCATCACCACCCTGGGGTAGCACCAGGGCTGGTGGTCCTTTCCCTCCCACGGCAGCCGTGGgtccagccccacagagctgggctgctgcaaatgcctgcctgggagctgggggcagggtgctgggtgggcagccccatcctgcccacACTGCAGGTGCTCAGCGCCCTCCCTGCCATCTGCAGGCTGCGCCGGCACGAGTCCTcgctgtccctgcagcagtaCTTCCAGTACGACACGCTGCAGCAGAAACTCAAGTGCCTGGAGGAGGAGAACCAGAAGCTTCGCATGGAGGTGAGCGGAGCCGGCTGGTGGGACGCCCCTCTCTGTGCCCACCTCTGCCCCACTCGCTGCTGGGGGCCTGAGCTGggccctggggaggctgcaggtcCTGCCTGTCGCACTCAGCCCCTCCGACCCTCTCCCCCAGGCCACCAACATCGCAACCGAGACCTGTCGGTACGAGgaccaggagcagcagctgatgaTTGACTGTGTGGAGCAGTTCTGTACGTGGGGGTGGGCTCGCCGGGGGCAGCTCCTCTCCACGCTTGGGCTGGGGGGTCTGCAGGCACTGCCCAGCATTGCTgcatgggctggggctggggggccgtGCCCTGGTGCTGATGGACCCTGGGTCTCCCCCAGCCGAAGCGAGCCAGCAGGTGGTTTACCTTTCCAACGAGCTGGCCCGCAAGGCGGAGGACACGGCGCGGCAGCAGGaggacatcagccagctcctggCGCAGGTCGCGGACCTGCAGCAGAAGTGCCGCACGGTGAGTGTCCCCTGCCTGTGCCGGGGGGTGCCAGGGGAGCACGGGGCACAGCCCCCTGACCTGCCCACTCTGTCCACAGTACGGCTCGGAGGTGGAggagctccagcagcacctggcTGTGGCCAAGGAGGTGCAGCAACAGCTGCGGATGGAGGTGAGCCCTGCAAGGGTCCCGCTGTGGGTGCCTCAGCTGCTGGGGGGTCCTGTTCTGCCGGGGCCATGCCTGAGCTGTGCCCGTGCCCGCAGCTGCGGGACCTGCAGGAGAAGTACACGGAGTGTGGCGggatgctgcaggaggcccaggaGGAGGTCAAGAGCCTGCGCAGCCGCAGCCTGCCCAACAGCACCGTCAGCCGCTACGGCGCACCCAGCCTCCTGCCCGTGGTGAGCGGGGGGCAcgggcagggtggggggggtggagggcTCCGCTCTCCCCTCTGCTGACACCGGGTCTCCCATGTCTCCAGGACTCGCTGGCGGCTGAGATCAAGGGGACGATGAGGAAGGGGGCAGACAGCTCCTCCTCGGACTACAAGTGAGTGCTGGCAGCGGTGGCTTGTGCTGGCCCATGAGGCAGGGTCTGGGGGGGCTGGCTCAAGGGTCCGTCCCTGCCCGCAGGAGCTACCGGCGCGTCTTTGAGACGGTGAAAGCGGTGAACCAGGCGGCCAAAGCCAAGTCTTGCTCAGAGTCTCCCCACAACATGCCGGGCTCCAAGCAGTTGTCAGCTGCCACCTCCGGAGGGGCCAGCACCCCCCACACCAGCTGCTCGCCCAGGGGGCACCCAGTGAGTGCTGCAGCGGGGAACGGGCTGGGCGGGATGGAGCTGGGCTCTTGGCGAGATGTTGATCCCATCGGAGCATTAATCAATGTggccagcctggggaggggggtgggggggcatgCGCGGCTGgatcctgctgctggctggggtctgGCATGGTGGGGGGTGGTGCAGGACTGTGGCCCCAAGCACCCTAATGTGTGCCCGCTGGCAGGGCCGAGGGGGCCGGAGAGGAGCCCCGGGTGGCCCCCGGGCAGCAGGACCTGGAGGCAGCGGTGCAGCGGCTGTCGGTGCGGCAGCAGAGCCATGCCTCGGAGGAACGTTCCTTCTTCGAGGCCGAGCGGTGAGCGCAAGCTTTGGCGGCTGAGGGATGGCGAGAGCTCCAGTGGCTTACTCACCCCCAATGAGAGCATCATCTCCACCGGGACCAACTACTCGGGGGGCTCGGAGCTCACCGCTGGCTCCGGCTTTTCCCTCAGCTCCCTCACCTACCTGCCTGACAAGCTGCAGATTGTGAAGCCCCTGGaaggtgagggggtggggggactTCCCAgtgtgcagagctggaggtgctggggggggtCCCACGACACCAGCTGATCCcccctggctgtgtccctcccCACCCAGGCTCTGTGACTCTCCaccactggcagcagctggcacgGCCCAACCTGGGTGGGATCCTGGTGCCCCGTCCCGGGGTGCTCACCAAAGACTTCAGGCAGCTGGACATTGACCTGGAGGAGGTCTACAGCCTCAACGACCTGGAGGAGGACGACGTGGACGCCGGCTCCTTCCAGCTGCTCCCTACCTCAACGCCTGCCAAAGCCAAGGAGCGCCCCGGGGGTGAGCGCGGGGCAAGGGGCCGGAGGGGACGCGGCCCCCAGGAtgctcctgccctcctgcccaggctgtcCCCTACCCCCCGCCGCCCTCTCCCCCCCTCTTGcagcagcctgtccctgccccgCGTCTGTCCCCGCAGAGATGCTCCTGCAGCCGCACCTGCAGGAGGGCTGTCCCGCAGCTGGCATGCGAGTGTGCCCGGCCGCCTGCAAGGGACAGGTCTGGGAGCAGCCTCGGGTCCTGCTCCCAGTTGTGCTCAGAGCAAGCGCCGGAGCtaactgctgctggagctgtgcccCGTGCATGCAGCTTTCTGCTGGGGggtggcagctcccagcccagcttcGCCCCCCCCCTCTGCCCAGAGCCCAGCTCCCCGTCTGTGTCGTgccgcccccccctccctgttAACCCCGTGTCTCCTGTCCCTTCCAGTGTTCCTCTCTGTTAACAACCTTCCCCAGACCCTGTCTACCTTCACCATCACCACCTGCCACATCCTCCACCCCACCACTGAGATCACCACTGTGACACCCAGGTAAGGCGCGTGGCCCCCCCACCGCCTGCActgccaccccagccccctgccctcccccagccctctcctctcctcatGCCTGGCCCTGTGCAGCTCGAAGCCGCCTGCAGCCCCTGAGCCACGCCTGGCGCTTGAAATGTCCCCAAATGTGGTTGCATGAGTGGCTGTGTGCCTGGGGATGTGCACCCGCCAGGCTGCTGGGACCAGCCCCCcccctctgtgctgcagcaccccCATGGGAAGGAAAGCCTGGACCACAGGtccccagggatggagcagcgTTGGCTCCTGGC encodes the following:
- the HAP1 gene encoding LOW QUALITY PROTEIN: huntingtin-associated protein 1 (The sequence of the model RefSeq protein was modified relative to this genomic sequence to represent the inferred CDS: deleted 2 bases in 2 codons), coding for MEIWSSPAAYDELNGNAERGAGADPLARELEEVLCTERVVRITKTYHDIDAVTNLLDEKERDLELAARIGQSLLKQNRGLTERNELLEEQLELAKEEIAQLRHEVSMRDDLLHFYTTTTEESEPTSTTSTPLRRHESSLSLQQYFQYDTLQQKLKCLEEENQKLRMEATNIATETCRYEDQEQQLMIDCVEQFSEASQQVVYLSNELARKAEDTARQQEDISQLLAQVADLQQKCRTYGSEVEELQQHLAVAKEVQQQLRMELRDLQEKYTECGGMLQEAQEEVKSLRSRSLPNSTVSRYGAPSLLPVDSLAAEIKGTMRKGADSSSSDYKSYRRVFETVKAVNQAAKAKSCSESPHNMPGSKQLSAATSGGASTPHTSCSAEGAGEEPRVAPGQQDLEAAVQRLSVRQQSHASEERSFFEAERERKLWRLRDGESSSGLLTPNESIISTGTNYSGGSELTAGSGFSLSSLTYLPDKLQIVKPLEGSVTLHHWQQLARPNLGGILVPRPGVLTKDFRQLDIDLEEVYSLNDLEEDDVDAGSFQLLPTSTPAKAKERPGVFLSVNNLPQTLSTFTITTCHILHPTTEITTVTPSLYNAVVPSCGPFAGLSPGSPSPDLSYPTLTLAPGPPSTPLGLVRLLLVQGISASVPGLGPQWPLQLPSQDLQHADTRPFPAPGGQDRPPPRSSIFSLNLVENLRRLGLDKVVARGEMSYARVERGRARGVLT